Proteins co-encoded in one Anabas testudineus chromosome 8, fAnaTes1.2, whole genome shotgun sequence genomic window:
- the hmox2b gene encoding heme oxygenase 2, translating to MSAEKMETTASVKTGLVYEENGETLRPEDLSEMLAAGTKEVHEKAENTQFVKDFLRGRIRKELFKLGAVALYYTYTAMEEEIEKNKDHPHFAPLYFPAELHRHEALARDLEYFYGPEWQSQIRCSEATQCYVDRIHQVGQEDPVLLVAHAYTRYMGDLSGGQVLKKVAQRALKLPSTGEGLEFYQFDAIHSAKEFKQLYRSRMNELELDMKTKKRLVDEAIKAFQFNMEVFQELEEIGKTIQEDVLDAGMPVHGAMGGDISKCPYYAAKMAASGGTAYACQLAMAVLRHPTGQVLFATWFAALAGLAAWYLM from the exons ATGTCAGCAGAGAAGATGGAGACAACAGCAAGTGTTAAAACAGGACTTGTATATGAGGAGAATGGGGAAACCCTCAG ACCTGAGGATCTGTCTGAGATGCTGGCAGCAGGGACCAAGGAGGTTCATGAAAAGGCTGAGAACACCCAGTTTGTGAAGGATTTTCTCAGGGGACGCATCCGCAAAGAGCTTTTTAAg CTTGGTGCCGTGGCACTCTACTACACTTACACAGCCATGGAGGAAGAGATTGAAAAGAACAAGGACCACCCCCACTTTGCGCCTCTTTATTTTCCAGCAGAGTTGCACCGCCATGAGGCTCTGGCTCGTGATCTTGAGTATTTTTATGGCCCAGAATGGCAGAGCCAGATCAGATGCTCTGAGGCCACTCAATGCTATGTGGACCGTATCCACCAAGTAGGACAGGAAGACCCAGTGCTGCTGGTGGCCCACGCTTATACCCGTTACATGGGGGACCTCTCTGGAGGCCAGGTACTTAAGAAGGTGGCACAGAGAGCCCTGAAGCTTCCTTCCACAGGAGAAGGCTTGGAGTTCTACCAGTTTGATGCCATCCATAGTGCCAAAGAATTTAAACAGCTATACCGCAGTCGGATGAATGAGCTTGAACtggacatgaaaacaaaaaagaggctGGTGGATGAGGCAATCAAAGCCTTCCAGTTTAACATGGAG GTATTTCAGGAGTTGGAAGAAATTGGTAAAACCATCCAGGAAGATGTTTTAGATGCTGGCATGCCTGTCCATGGAGCAATGGGTGGGGACATCAGCAAATGTCCCTACTATGCTGCTAAAATGG CGGCTTCTGGTGGAACAGCATATGCCTGTCAGCTCGCCATGGCTGTACTCAGGCACCCAACAGGACAGGTCCTGTTTGCTACTTGGTTTGCCGCTCTGGCTGGATTGGCTGCATGGTATCTGATGTGA